A single window of Deltaproteobacteria bacterium GWC2_65_14 DNA harbors:
- a CDS encoding 50S ribosomal protein L33, whose amino-acid sequence MRDIITLACSECKNRNYTTTRNKKTMTEKLELKKFCSTCRKHTAHKETK is encoded by the coding sequence ATGAGAGACATCATCACGCTGGCCTGTTCCGAGTGCAAGAACCGGAACTACACGACGACGCGGAACAAGAAGACGATGACCGAAAAGCTGGAGCTGAAGAAGTTCTGCTCCACCTGCCGGAAGCACACGGCGCACAAGGAAACCAAATAG
- a CDS encoding preprotein translocase subunit SecE: MAEKTTLFLKEFKTEMKKVTWPGRKETASSTAVVIVTVMIIVVFLGLVDYALGRIVYSVLNY; this comes from the coding sequence ATCGCGGAGAAGACGACCCTGTTCCTGAAGGAGTTCAAGACCGAGATGAAGAAGGTGACCTGGCCGGGGAGGAAGGAAACGGCCTCCTCCACGGCGGTGGTGATCGTCACCGTCATGATCATCGTCGTGTTCCTGGGGCTGGTCGACTACGCCCTGGGGCGCATCGTGTATTCCGTCCTGAACTACTAA
- a CDS encoding transcription termination/antitermination factor NusG has product MARQWYVVHTYSGYERKVKESLENRIESEGMQERFGDVLIPSETVVEMKKGKKRTGTRSFFPGYLLVQMELDDRTWHLVRHTPKVTGFVGGKSPAPIPESEVEDIKSQMAEGRIKPKPKVTFSEGENIRVTDGPFSNFNGIVDSIKPEKGKVIVLVSIFGRATPVELDFTQVEKS; this is encoded by the coding sequence ATGGCCAGACAGTGGTACGTGGTCCATACCTATTCGGGGTATGAGAGAAAAGTGAAGGAATCGCTCGAGAACCGGATCGAAAGCGAGGGGATGCAGGAACGGTTCGGCGACGTGCTGATCCCGTCCGAGACGGTCGTGGAGATGAAGAAGGGGAAGAAGCGGACGGGGACGCGGAGCTTCTTCCCGGGCTACCTCCTGGTCCAGATGGAGCTGGACGACCGCACCTGGCATCTCGTCCGGCACACCCCGAAGGTGACCGGCTTCGTGGGGGGGAAGAGCCCCGCCCCGATCCCGGAGTCGGAGGTGGAGGACATCAAGTCGCAGATGGCGGAAGGGCGGATCAAGCCCAAGCCGAAGGTGACCTTCTCCGAGGGGGAGAACATCCGCGTGACGGACGGCCCCTTCTCGAACTTCAACGGCATCGTGGACAGCATCAAGCCGGAAAAGGGAAAGGTGATCGTGCTCGTCTCCATCTTCGGACGGGCCACCCCGGTCGAACTCGATTTCACGCAGGTCGAAAAAAGCTAA